The following proteins are encoded in a genomic region of Nomascus leucogenys isolate Asia chromosome 17, Asia_NLE_v1, whole genome shotgun sequence:
- the IGFL4 gene encoding LOW QUALITY PROTEIN: insulin growth factor-like family member 4 (The sequence of the model RefSeq protein was modified relative to this genomic sequence to represent the inferred CDS: substituted 1 base at 1 genomic stop codon), giving the protein MMDGSGRWSKCSSCLTLPKKPLLLHTSLNVGKFISYISPYVKSLTHFHCCSLVRCSEAXTMVPRIFAAVFIFELLSSNSEGVTDPRLWLCQPAPRCGDWTYNPLEQCCDDGVVLDLKQTRPCGSSCTFWPCFQHCCLESLGPQNQAVVRFKVPGMKPDCKSSPITRICAQVRI; this is encoded by the exons CTCTTCATGCCTGACTCTTCCCAAGAAGCCACTCCTTCTGCACACTTCCCTAAATGTTGGTAAGTTCATATCCTATATAAGCCCCTATGTAAAGTCACTGACCCATTTCCACTGCTGCTCTCTCGTCCGCTGCTCTGAAGCCTAAACCATGGTGCCCAGAATTTTTG CTGCCGTCTTCATTTTTGAACTTCTGAGTTCAAACTCAGAAGGAGTCACAG ATCCTAGACTGTGGCTATGCCAGCCAGCGCCCAGGTGTGGGGACTGGACCTACAACCCCTTGGAGCAGTGCTGTGATGACGGTGTCGTCCTAGACTTGAAGCAGACCCGGCCCTGTGGCTCCAGCTGCACCTTCTGGCCCTGCTTCCAGCACTGCTGCCTGGAGTCTTTGGGCCCTCAGAACCAGGCAGTTGTGAGGTTCAAGGTCCCAGGTATGAAGCCAGATTGCAAGTCCTCCCCTATCACCAGGATCTGTGCCCAGGTAAGGATCTGA